From one Bradyrhizobium sp. Ash2021 genomic stretch:
- a CDS encoding carboxymuconolactone decarboxylase family protein encodes MDTSELYARGLRRRKAMFGEADVEKRMAAAGEFGAPLQNIINAYVYGDVWERSGLPNDIRSLVMLGITAASNKPAEFKVHAKGALANGCTREQVQDVLLLVAMYCGVPAAIETNRIAAEIFGEAPGAPAKTQQIEP; translated from the coding sequence TTGGACACCAGCGAACTATACGCGCGCGGTCTGCGCCGGCGCAAAGCGATGTTCGGTGAGGCGGATGTCGAGAAGCGAATGGCGGCCGCCGGCGAATTCGGCGCACCGCTGCAGAACATCATCAACGCCTATGTCTACGGGGATGTCTGGGAACGGTCGGGCCTCCCCAATGATATCCGCAGCCTCGTCATGCTCGGCATCACCGCCGCCAGCAACAAGCCCGCCGAGTTCAAGGTCCATGCCAAGGGCGCGCTCGCGAACGGATGCACCAGGGAGCAGGTGCAGGATGTCCTGCTGCTGGTTGCGATGTATTGCGGCGTGCCGGCCGCGATCGAGACCAACCGCATTGCGGCGGAGATTTTTGGCGAAGCGCCCGGCGCGCCGGCCAAGACCCAGCAAATCGAGCCTTGA
- a CDS encoding amidohydrolase family protein codes for MKSVPAIDAHHHTWRLNDLPWLSGPQMPRIFGPYQPICRDYPIAEYRSDIAGCDIVKSIYIQTNWPAGRSLDEAQWVQSVADETGWPHASVAHADLADPDVGSLLKRLAELPATRGIRQQLHWHENPQYRFAPRSDVMNDADWRRGLARLADHGLLFELQIFASQMPDGAKLARSFPSTTFVLEHAGMLEDMSPDGWRLWREGMTALAACSNVNVKLSGLGTFVHACRDDLVGPIVRETVAMFGADRCFYGSNFPIEKLWTDYATLYRTFRNAIAHLDEAAQAAILHDTAARLYRI; via the coding sequence ATGAAATCTGTTCCAGCTATCGACGCCCACCATCATACCTGGCGGCTGAACGATCTCCCCTGGCTGTCGGGGCCGCAGATGCCGCGAATCTTCGGACCGTATCAGCCGATCTGCCGCGACTATCCGATCGCGGAATATCGCAGCGACATCGCCGGCTGCGATATCGTCAAATCGATCTACATCCAGACCAACTGGCCCGCGGGGCGGAGTCTTGACGAGGCTCAATGGGTGCAGTCGGTGGCCGACGAAACCGGTTGGCCGCACGCCAGCGTCGCGCACGCGGACCTTGCCGATCCCGATGTCGGTTCATTGCTGAAGCGTCTGGCCGAACTGCCGGCGACGCGGGGCATCCGGCAGCAATTGCACTGGCACGAAAATCCGCAATATCGCTTTGCGCCGCGGTCCGATGTCATGAACGATGCCGATTGGCGCCGCGGATTGGCGCGGCTTGCCGATCACGGCTTGCTGTTCGAGCTGCAGATCTTTGCAAGTCAGATGCCGGATGGCGCGAAGCTTGCGCGGTCGTTTCCGTCAACGACCTTCGTGCTCGAGCATGCCGGCATGCTCGAGGACATGTCGCCCGATGGCTGGCGGCTCTGGCGCGAGGGCATGACGGCGCTGGCCGCATGCTCCAACGTCAACGTCAAGCTTTCCGGGCTCGGCACCTTCGTTCATGCCTGCCGCGACGATTTGGTCGGTCCCATCGTCCGGGAGACGGTTGCGATGTTCGGTGCGGACCGCTGTTTCTACGGCAGCAATTTTCCGATCGAAAAACTGTGGACGGACTACGCCACGCTCTATCGGACTTTTCGAAACGCCATCGCGCATCTCGACGAAGCCGCGCAGGCCGCGATCCTGCATGACACCGCGGCGCGGCTTTATCGGATCTAG
- a CDS encoding NADPH:quinone oxidoreductase family protein produces the protein MKAVVVENYDSIDGISIKEISQPGIAAGEVRVRIGAAAIGFVDGLKVQGLYQTKDPLPFVPGTEFAGIVDAVADDVPAFTPGMPVIGMARSGGLAEYISVPSAALKALPEQVAAEAGASFQANYLTGLYALSERAYLRAGETLLVLGAAGGVGIAAVQLGKLLGARVIAAASTPEKRAFATGFGADDVVDYTKADWRDTLRTLTAGHGPDVIFDPVGGEVALQAFRSIAWRGRHLVVGFASGTIPALAFNLPLLKGGALLGVDMAQIQKREPETHARLIAQLFSWLASGTLKPVVGKVVPFENFREAFKTMQSRSALGKMIVKLP, from the coding sequence ATGAAAGCGGTGGTCGTCGAAAATTACGATTCGATCGACGGCATTTCCATCAAGGAGATCAGCCAGCCGGGCATCGCGGCCGGCGAAGTCCGCGTCAGGATTGGAGCTGCCGCCATCGGCTTTGTCGACGGCCTGAAGGTGCAGGGACTTTATCAGACCAAGGATCCGCTGCCGTTCGTGCCGGGCACCGAATTCGCAGGAATTGTCGATGCCGTCGCCGACGACGTTCCGGCGTTCACGCCAGGCATGCCCGTGATCGGCATGGCCCGTTCCGGCGGCCTTGCCGAATACATCTCGGTGCCTTCGGCGGCGCTAAAAGCCTTGCCAGAGCAGGTTGCCGCGGAAGCCGGCGCGTCATTCCAGGCCAACTATCTGACGGGGCTCTATGCGCTGAGCGAACGCGCTTACCTGCGCGCGGGCGAAACTCTTTTGGTGTTGGGGGCCGCGGGCGGCGTCGGCATCGCCGCCGTCCAACTCGGAAAACTTCTGGGCGCGCGAGTCATTGCCGCGGCTTCAACGCCGGAAAAGCGCGCATTCGCCACGGGCTTCGGCGCCGACGATGTCGTGGACTACACCAAGGCGGATTGGCGCGACACGCTCAGGACGCTGACCGCCGGTCATGGTCCGGACGTCATCTTCGATCCCGTCGGCGGCGAAGTCGCGCTGCAGGCATTCCGCTCAATCGCCTGGCGCGGCCGGCATCTCGTGGTCGGGTTCGCCTCCGGCACCATTCCAGCGCTGGCGTTCAACCTTCCCCTGCTCAAGGGCGGCGCTTTGCTCGGGGTCGATATGGCCCAAATCCAGAAGCGCGAGCCGGAAACCCATGCGCGTCTGATCGCCCAGCTGTTCAGCTGGCTCGCATCGGGCACGTTGAAGCCGGTCGTCGGCAAGGTCGTGCCGTTCGAGAATTTCCGCGAGGCCTTCAAGACCATGCAGTCGCGATCGGCGCTCGGGAAGATGATCGTCAAGCTCCCTTGA